In one window of Caenimonas aquaedulcis DNA:
- a CDS encoding cupin domain-containing protein, producing the protein MKDDQALLARVKARVMKAIREQATSRPANPQVVRLGDAAGWETVAAGIERKMFWSADEVRSCLVRVAPGTTVPGHLHEVDEECLVLAGSCRIGPDIELRTGDFHVGRRGTWHGDAYTETGATLYLRGSPVL; encoded by the coding sequence ATGAAGGACGACCAGGCGCTGCTGGCGCGGGTGAAAGCGCGCGTGATGAAAGCGATACGGGAACAGGCGACGTCCCGCCCGGCGAACCCGCAGGTCGTGCGCCTTGGCGATGCTGCGGGCTGGGAGACAGTGGCTGCCGGGATCGAGCGCAAGATGTTTTGGAGTGCGGACGAGGTGAGGTCGTGCCTCGTCCGGGTCGCGCCCGGCACGACGGTGCCGGGCCACCTGCACGAGGTCGACGAGGAATGCCTCGTGCTGGCCGGCAGCTGCCGCATCGGGCCCGACATCGAGCTGCGGACCGGCGACTTCCATGTCGGGCGGCGCGGCACCTGGCACGGCGACGCGTACACGGAAACAGGCGCGACGCTCTACCTTCGAGGCTCGCCGGTTCTCTGA
- a CDS encoding RNA polymerase sigma factor, with the protein MTNDTNGQARAGGTPPWELQNHELRSLMLQCRNGDMRAFEKLYALTARWMLARVRRIVDDGQAEDVLAEVYIQIWNSLDSYDESRSPPAAWMAMIARSRALDHLRRERRHRCDADAESSEPALLLCEDSPERLLSQAQDAQLVHLSLATLEAQERLVLGLSYFHDYTQSQISDLIGMPLGSVKTLAQRGRKKIRKFLAGLCAAHPAPLAANAAAAVPEART; encoded by the coding sequence TTGACGAACGACACGAACGGCCAGGCGCGAGCCGGCGGGACGCCCCCCTGGGAACTCCAGAACCACGAACTGCGCAGCCTGATGCTGCAATGCAGGAATGGAGACATGCGCGCGTTCGAGAAGCTGTACGCCCTCACGGCCCGGTGGATGCTGGCGCGCGTGCGCCGCATCGTGGACGACGGGCAGGCGGAGGATGTCCTGGCCGAGGTGTACATCCAGATATGGAACAGCCTGGATTCCTATGACGAGAGCAGGTCGCCCCCCGCGGCCTGGATGGCGATGATCGCCCGCAGCCGCGCGCTCGACCACCTGAGGCGCGAGCGCCGGCACCGCTGCGATGCCGACGCCGAAAGCAGCGAGCCCGCGCTGCTGCTGTGCGAGGACAGTCCGGAACGATTGCTGAGCCAGGCCCAGGACGCGCAACTCGTCCATCTGTCGCTCGCAACGCTCGAAGCGCAGGAGCGGCTGGTGCTGGGCTTGTCCTACTTCCACGACTACACGCAAAGCCAGATCTCCGACCTGATCGGGATGCCCCTCGGTTCGGTGAAGACGCTGGCCCAGCGGGGGCGCAAGAAGATACGCAAGTTCCTCGCCGGTCTCTGCGCCGCCCACCCCGCGCCGCTGGCGGCGAACGCCGCGGCCGCGGTGCCGGAGGCACGGACATGA
- a CDS encoding response regulator: MKAPIPCNTRVAAHHMIRVGIADDHSIVRTGLRAYLHEHGDMDVVGEAGDGNATMDLTRVVPMDVLVLDLEMPGKGGLDMIRTIRTRTPDVGVLVFSGYPAANYAVNVMRLGARGFLSKLCEPRDVVEAIRRVAAGHAYLSPDVADMLAYDMGRTVRRKPHESLSNREFQLLLHMGRGRTSAEIADALSLSCKTVSTYRSQVLKKLEIRTNSEMTLYCVSNGLLD; encoded by the coding sequence ATGAAAGCACCCATTCCGTGCAACACCCGGGTCGCGGCGCACCACATGATCCGTGTCGGCATCGCCGACGACCACAGCATCGTGCGTACGGGCCTGCGCGCCTACCTGCACGAGCACGGCGACATGGATGTCGTCGGCGAAGCCGGCGACGGCAATGCCACCATGGACCTGACCCGCGTGGTGCCGATGGACGTGCTCGTGCTGGACCTGGAGATGCCGGGCAAGGGCGGGCTCGACATGATCCGCACCATCCGCACGCGCACGCCCGACGTGGGCGTGCTGGTGTTTTCCGGCTACCCGGCGGCGAACTATGCGGTGAACGTCATGCGCCTGGGCGCGCGCGGCTTCCTCAGCAAGCTGTGCGAGCCCCGCGACGTCGTCGAAGCCATCCGGCGCGTGGCCGCGGGCCACGCCTACCTGTCCCCCGACGTCGCGGACATGCTCGCATACGACATGGGGCGCACGGTGAGGCGCAAGCCGCACGAGAGCCTGTCGAATCGCGAATTCCAGCTGCTGCTGCACATGGGCCGGGGCCGCACTTCCGCGGAGATCGCCGACGCGCTCTCGCTCAGCTGCAAGACCGTCAGCACCTACCGCAGCCAGGTGCTGAAGAAGCTGGAGATCCGGACGAACAGCGAGATGACGCTCTACTGCGTCTCGAACGGCCTGCTCGACTGA
- a CDS encoding LacI family DNA-binding transcriptional regulator, which produces MRKNKSTIYDLARLADVSATTVSSVLSGNWRSRRIAEETAQRVLALAAEHRFSVNRQASGLRTSRSGLIGMIIPLHDNRYFSGMAQTFEKLARQRHLYPIVVSTLRDPALELETVRTLISYRVESLVVAGATDPDAISDLCKSHDIAHVNVDLPGRKSTSVITDNFWGAQQLTAELIARSRALRAAARNRPYFLGGIATDYATARRIEGFTDAVRTALGDIQPGQVDACGYEPDLAEAAAASLYKRIGGLPRALFVNSTIALEGVVRFLKRLPHEELERCAFGCYDWDPFGSMLSFPLLMVRQNVDGLLEQAFAVLDAQGEGKSRLIEIRPVLVFS; this is translated from the coding sequence ATGAGAAAGAACAAGTCCACCATCTACGACCTCGCGCGCCTCGCCGACGTGTCGGCGACGACGGTGAGCTCCGTGCTCAGCGGCAACTGGCGCAGCCGCCGCATCGCCGAGGAGACGGCGCAGCGCGTCCTGGCGCTGGCGGCCGAGCACCGCTTCAGCGTGAACCGGCAGGCGAGCGGACTGCGCACGAGCCGCTCCGGCCTCATCGGGATGATCATCCCGCTGCACGACAACCGCTACTTCAGCGGCATGGCGCAGACCTTCGAGAAGCTCGCGCGGCAGCGCCACCTCTACCCCATCGTGGTGAGCACCCTGCGCGACCCGGCGCTGGAGCTGGAGACGGTGCGCACGCTCATCTCGTACCGCGTCGAATCGCTGGTCGTCGCGGGCGCGACGGACCCGGACGCGATCAGCGACCTGTGCAAGTCGCACGACATCGCGCACGTGAACGTGGACCTCCCGGGCCGCAAGAGCACCTCCGTCATCACGGACAACTTCTGGGGCGCGCAGCAGCTCACGGCGGAACTGATCGCGCGCTCCAGGGCGCTGCGGGCGGCGGCGCGCAACCGCCCGTACTTCCTGGGCGGCATCGCCACCGATTACGCGACGGCGCGCCGCATCGAAGGCTTCACGGACGCCGTGCGCACCGCGCTCGGCGACATCCAGCCCGGGCAGGTGGACGCCTGCGGCTACGAACCCGACCTGGCGGAAGCGGCCGCCGCCTCGCTCTACAAGCGCATCGGGGGGCTGCCCCGCGCGCTGTTCGTGAATTCCACCATCGCGCTGGAAGGCGTCGTGCGCTTCCTCAAGCGGCTGCCGCACGAAGAGCTCGAACGGTGCGCGTTCGGCTGCTACGACTGGGACCCGTTCGGCAGCATGCTGAGCTTCCCCCTGCTCATGGTGCGTCAGAACGTCGACGGCCTGCTGGAGCAGGCCTTCGCGGTGCTCGATGCGCAAGGCGAAGGCAAGTCCCGCCTGATCGAGATCAGACCGGTGCTGGTGTTCAGCTGA